In a genomic window of Nocardia fluminea:
- a CDS encoding type II toxin-antitoxin system RelE family toxin: MKYEFRFHESAWRELRDLEQRDAMRILTALTTLGDDPYAEGLAIRKLVGVDAYRLRVGRFRVVYQVQDEVLVILVVKVGWRRDVYRDL; encoded by the coding sequence GTGAAGTACGAGTTCCGCTTCCACGAATCGGCTTGGCGTGAACTGCGCGATCTGGAACAGCGGGACGCAATGCGTATCCTGACTGCCCTCACGACCCTCGGTGACGACCCGTACGCCGAGGGTCTGGCCATCCGAAAACTCGTCGGCGTGGACGCCTATCGACTCAGAGTGGGCCGGTTTCGGGTTGTCTACCAGGTGCAAGACGAAGTGCTGGTGATCCTGGTCGTAAAGGTTGGGTGGCGCCGGGACGTCTACCGCGACCTTTGA
- a CDS encoding DMT family transporter, with protein sequence MISVVLALVSAAGYGVSDFFGGIAARRVTALRVVVVSYPFSVLLVLLIAPLVGGHADTASVLWGLAAGVASGLAVWWFYAALADGPMSVVSPLTAVLVAGIPVIAGFFLGERPGAIALAGIAVALVAVVLVSREAPDETTEEITGGRRLRFTRRVALLTIGSGAAFGFAFYFLHETSASAGLWPLLAQRVAATAVVWTSALAAGEFRGLHGEPLRLALAVGVLDVIANAALLYAFHGAMLSVVSVIGSLYPAATVLLAMVLLGERISATQKVGMVLALTAVAMIAAS encoded by the coding sequence TTGATCTCCGTCGTGCTCGCCCTCGTGTCGGCGGCGGGCTACGGAGTCAGCGACTTCTTCGGCGGGATCGCCGCGCGCAGGGTCACGGCGCTGCGTGTGGTGGTGGTGTCGTACCCGTTCTCTGTGCTGCTGGTCTTGCTGATCGCGCCGCTGGTCGGTGGGCACGCCGACACCGCGTCGGTGCTGTGGGGCTTGGCCGCCGGTGTGGCCAGCGGCTTGGCGGTGTGGTGGTTCTACGCCGCGCTCGCCGACGGACCCATGTCGGTGGTGTCGCCGCTGACCGCGGTGCTGGTCGCGGGTATCCCGGTCATCGCCGGATTCTTTCTCGGCGAACGACCCGGTGCGATCGCGCTCGCGGGTATTGCCGTCGCGCTGGTGGCGGTGGTGCTCGTCAGCCGGGAGGCGCCCGACGAAACCACCGAGGAGATCACCGGCGGCAGGCGTTTGCGGTTCACCCGCCGGGTCGCGCTCCTCACGATCGGGTCGGGCGCGGCGTTCGGTTTCGCGTTCTACTTCCTGCACGAGACCAGCGCGAGCGCGGGACTGTGGCCCCTGCTCGCCCAGCGGGTGGCGGCAACGGCGGTCGTGTGGACATCAGCGCTGGCAGCAGGTGAGTTCCGCGGCCTGCACGGTGAACCGCTGCGCCTGGCGCTGGCGGTCGGCGTGCTCGATGTGATCGCCAATGCCGCACTGCTCTACGCCTTCCACGGCGCGATGCTGTCGGTGGTCAGCGTGATCGGTTCGCTGTATCCGGCGGCGACGGTGCTGCTGGCGATGGTCCTGCTCGGTGAACGCATCAGTGCCACCCAGAAGGTCGGCATGGTGCTCGCGCTCACGGCGGTCGCGATGATCGCCGCGAGCTGA
- a CDS encoding VOC family protein, whose product MTPQLDVVSVVVSDMAASVAFYRRLGLVFPDGAEAEGHAEAVIGNGLRLALDTEATIASFTPGWQPPTGPGRSSLAFRCADPAEVDKLYAELVDAGYHGELPPWDAFWGQRYASLADPDGHGIDLYAPLPAE is encoded by the coding sequence ATGACTCCACAGCTCGATGTCGTGTCCGTTGTTGTTTCCGATATGGCCGCTTCGGTGGCCTTCTACCGCAGGCTGGGACTGGTCTTTCCGGACGGTGCCGAAGCGGAGGGACATGCCGAGGCGGTGATCGGCAACGGCCTTCGGCTGGCGCTGGACACCGAGGCGACGATTGCCTCCTTCACGCCGGGATGGCAGCCGCCGACCGGTCCCGGCCGCAGCAGTCTCGCGTTCCGATGCGCCGATCCGGCCGAGGTCGACAAGCTCTACGCCGAGCTCGTCGATGCCGGCTATCACGGCGAACTCCCACCGTGGGATGCCTTCTGGGGTCAGCGCTACGCCTCGCTCGCCGACCCCGACGGGCACGGAATCGACCTCTACGCGCCGTTGCCCGCCGAATAG
- a CDS encoding DUF1266 domain-containing protein, producing the protein MQPTAAVRGGRPRVAGFPGADIDIEPDVWSGATVDDDRIRALAVGAYYGRSWGAQCDGVAFLPEEPDSASTRRETAIEGLHESWGVDNAEDAHDTVRRLLAGMHAPLFELVHPLAVMAATDTGRVDRSGLADEHREFLHTLSGFRGYRGPAGIDRDYDAWLQAIKLGITDSLPTPLQLDATAWDLARLVFIARAACTAGYLTEDEAWEHMLTGLDRARQHYRNWRQFGDGFLTGAIFWAATQDLSAAKSQVAERRRMIAGLHLRPSSPWRRVSLHPGAPVFSPASST; encoded by the coding sequence ATGCAACCGACAGCAGCAGTGCGGGGTGGACGGCCGCGGGTGGCGGGCTTTCCCGGTGCGGATATCGACATCGAACCGGACGTGTGGTCGGGGGCGACTGTCGACGACGACCGGATCAGGGCACTGGCTGTCGGCGCGTATTACGGGCGCAGTTGGGGTGCCCAGTGCGACGGCGTCGCGTTCCTCCCGGAGGAGCCCGACAGCGCCTCGACGCGGCGCGAGACCGCGATCGAAGGCCTGCACGAGTCGTGGGGCGTCGACAACGCCGAGGACGCGCACGACACCGTGCGACGGTTGCTGGCCGGGATGCACGCGCCGCTGTTCGAACTCGTCCATCCACTCGCCGTCATGGCCGCGACCGACACCGGCCGGGTCGACCGCTCCGGACTGGCCGACGAACATCGCGAATTCCTGCACACCCTCTCGGGTTTCCGTGGGTATCGCGGGCCCGCCGGGATCGATCGCGACTACGACGCTTGGCTACAGGCCATCAAACTCGGCATCACCGACAGCCTGCCGACGCCGCTCCAGCTCGACGCCACCGCATGGGATCTGGCACGGCTGGTGTTCATCGCCCGCGCCGCCTGCACCGCCGGATACCTGACCGAGGACGAGGCATGGGAACACATGCTCACCGGGCTGGATCGGGCGCGTCAGCACTATCGCAACTGGCGCCAGTTCGGCGACGGGTTCCTCACCGGTGCGATCTTCTGGGCGGCCACGCAAGATCTGTCGGCCGCGAAAAGCCAAGTGGCCGAACGCAGGCGGATGATCGCGGGGCTACACCTGCGGCCGTCGAGTCCGTGGCGGCGGGTGTCGCTGCATCCGGGTGCGCCGGTGTTCAGCCCGGCATCGTCAACATGA
- a CDS encoding DUF5302 domain-containing protein, with product MPDEQEVSADQSVDAIETPEEATKRRFREALERKNGHSSAGGAAQNAAKVRGTHAQAGGKRTFRRRAGG from the coding sequence ATGCCCGATGAACAGGAAGTCTCCGCCGACCAGTCCGTGGATGCGATCGAAACTCCGGAGGAGGCGACGAAGCGGAGGTTCCGCGAGGCGCTGGAGCGGAAGAACGGCCACTCCTCCGCTGGTGGAGCGGCCCAGAATGCCGCCAAAGTGCGGGGGACGCATGCGCAGGCGGGCGGGAAGCGGACTTTCCGCCGTCGCGCCGGCGGATAG
- a CDS encoding NUDIX domain-containing protein, with protein sequence MIDESVYSTLRIEAERDEIRRLVVGAVVVRHHRVLILRRRRSDFLGGRWELPSGVVEPGEALDEALAREVAEETGLEVTGVSDYLGDFDYLTGAGARTRQFTFVVEVAATGPVTLTEHDAHLWTRLTGEPPVSDEVREMLGRYQRRQRDPHDWSSYSAGNGA encoded by the coding sequence ATGATCGACGAATCCGTGTACTCCACGCTCCGGATCGAGGCAGAACGAGACGAAATCCGCCGGCTTGTCGTCGGCGCGGTCGTCGTCCGCCATCATCGAGTGCTCATCCTGCGTCGCCGACGATCGGACTTCCTGGGTGGCCGGTGGGAGTTGCCCAGCGGCGTCGTCGAGCCGGGTGAGGCACTCGACGAAGCGCTGGCCCGTGAAGTGGCGGAGGAAACGGGTCTCGAGGTCACCGGAGTCAGCGACTACCTCGGCGATTTCGACTACCTGACCGGTGCGGGCGCCCGCACCAGGCAGTTCACCTTCGTCGTCGAGGTGGCCGCCACGGGACCGGTGACGCTCACCGAGCACGACGCGCACCTGTGGACCAGGCTCACCGGGGAACCCCCGGTCAGCGACGAGGTCCGGGAGATGCTCGGTCGCTATCAGCGGCGTCAGCGCGATCCCCACGACTGGTCGTCCTATTCGGCGGGCAACGGCGCGTAG
- a CDS encoding type II toxin-antitoxin system Phd/YefM family antitoxin, with protein sequence MEEISTRELRANLAKYLAAAEAGEQVIILRDGTPAAALVPLSVVEAVDDAEDELLAREAAARLVDGTATVGMAEVLADIFETRR encoded by the coding sequence ATGGAGGAGATCAGCACCCGTGAGCTACGTGCCAACCTGGCGAAGTACCTCGCCGCCGCTGAGGCCGGCGAGCAGGTGATCATTCTCCGTGACGGCACCCCGGCTGCCGCGCTCGTCCCGCTGTCTGTTGTGGAAGCGGTGGACGACGCCGAGGATGAACTGCTGGCCCGGGAAGCCGCGGCCCGGTTGGTCGACGGCACCGCGACGGTCGGCATGGCCGAGGTGCTCGCCGACATCTTCGAGACGCGTCGGTGA
- a CDS encoding helix-turn-helix domain-containing protein: MAEYRERESRLDRAVVWSRTMPAASGPVTVFPDGCMDLIWTEGTLMVAGPDSRAFVAPAARAMEFVGVRFAPGTAPTLLGVPAVELLNQRVDLAEIAPSRTTRELVDRIDNAPDRVAALEAIALRFAADNGPADPALTAVVDALSAGATVAETADRTSMSARMLHRRSLFAFGYGPKMLARILRFQRALAALRTGIPAAHIAAVTGFADQAHLSREVRDLAGCSVRTLQTR, from the coding sequence GTGGCGGAATACCGGGAACGCGAGTCGCGGCTGGACCGAGCGGTGGTCTGGTCGCGAACCATGCCCGCCGCCTCCGGTCCCGTCACCGTTTTTCCCGACGGGTGCATGGATCTGATCTGGACCGAGGGCACGCTGATGGTGGCGGGCCCGGACAGTCGTGCGTTCGTCGCACCGGCCGCGCGTGCCATGGAATTCGTGGGTGTCAGGTTCGCACCGGGCACCGCGCCCACGTTGCTCGGGGTTCCGGCGGTGGAACTGCTCAACCAGCGGGTCGACCTGGCCGAGATCGCACCGTCGCGCACCACCCGCGAACTCGTCGACCGCATCGACAACGCGCCCGACCGCGTTGCCGCCTTGGAAGCGATCGCATTACGATTCGCCGCCGACAACGGCCCTGCCGATCCGGCGCTCACCGCCGTTGTCGACGCCCTTTCGGCGGGTGCGACGGTCGCCGAAACCGCCGATCGGACGAGCATGTCGGCCCGGATGCTGCACCGGCGCTCCCTGTTCGCCTTCGGCTACGGACCCAAGATGTTGGCCCGCATTCTTCGATTCCAACGTGCGCTCGCGGCGCTTCGCACCGGAATTCCGGCGGCGCACATCGCCGCCGTGACCGGCTTCGCCGACCAGGCGCACCTGTCCCGGGAGGTCCGTGACCTGGCGGGATGCTCGGTGCGCACCCTGCAAACCCGCTGA
- the recQ gene encoding DNA helicase RecQ gives MSNSGATAPDVEDFPPEDFPPDDAYPSDGGYVSEHDFADTGDFHFDDLAPATPGRVAAPDRGETADEVLRRVFGYDSFRGDQAAIVEQVVGGGDALVLMPTGGGKSLCYQVPSLVRDGVGVVVSPLIALMQDQVDALSALGVRAGFLNSTQSPDQRRTVEAQFVSGDLDLLYLAPERLRLEATLRLLDRGKIALFAIDEAHCVSQWGHDFRPDYLALSLVHERWPDVPRIALTATATEKTAAEIVERLDLGAAKQFISSFDRPNIQYRIESKNRADRQLLDFIRAEHPGDAGIVYCLSRNSVEKTAAMLNENGIRAVPYHAGLDFRTRAENQSRFLREDGLIVVATIAFGMGIDKPDVRFVAHLDLPKSVEGYYQETGRAGRDGLPSTAWMVYGLNDVVQQRKMIDSSEGDAAHRRQLQLHLDAMLALCETVGCRRARLLNYFGQTGGTCGNCDVCLNPPETWDGTVPAQKLLSTVLRLKRERGQAFGAGHLVDILLGKTNQKITQHRHNELSVFGIGTDLRDTEWRGVVRQLLAGGLLAVQGEYGVLALTDESNEVLFEGRKVLMRREPERAARPARSAKSAKAAADLPAADVGVFERLRAWRAATAKEQGVPAYVVFHDATLREIAARKPADLAALGTVAGVGENKLARYGEGVLTTLAGE, from the coding sequence CACTTCGACGATCTCGCCCCGGCCACCCCGGGCCGGGTCGCGGCGCCCGACCGCGGCGAGACCGCCGACGAGGTGCTGCGCCGCGTCTTCGGTTACGACAGTTTCCGCGGCGACCAGGCGGCCATCGTCGAACAGGTCGTCGGCGGTGGTGACGCGCTGGTCCTGATGCCGACCGGTGGCGGTAAATCCCTCTGCTACCAGGTCCCCTCGCTGGTCCGCGACGGTGTCGGCGTCGTCGTCTCCCCGCTGATCGCCCTCATGCAGGATCAGGTCGACGCGCTCAGTGCCCTCGGTGTGCGGGCCGGATTCCTCAACTCCACCCAGTCGCCGGATCAACGGCGCACGGTGGAGGCGCAGTTCGTCTCGGGTGATCTGGACCTGCTCTATCTGGCGCCGGAACGCCTACGACTGGAAGCCACGCTGCGGCTGCTCGATCGCGGCAAGATCGCCCTGTTCGCGATCGACGAGGCGCACTGCGTGTCGCAGTGGGGTCACGACTTCCGGCCCGACTACCTCGCGCTGTCGCTGGTGCACGAGCGCTGGCCCGATGTCCCGCGCATCGCGCTCACCGCGACCGCTACCGAGAAGACCGCCGCCGAGATCGTCGAGCGGCTGGATCTCGGTGCCGCGAAACAGTTCATCTCCAGCTTCGACCGGCCCAACATTCAGTACCGGATCGAATCGAAGAACCGCGCGGACCGTCAGCTGCTCGATTTCATCCGCGCCGAGCACCCCGGCGACGCGGGCATCGTCTACTGCCTCTCGCGCAATTCGGTGGAGAAGACCGCGGCCATGCTCAACGAGAACGGCATCCGCGCGGTGCCCTATCACGCGGGCCTGGATTTCCGGACCCGCGCCGAGAACCAGTCCAGGTTCCTGCGCGAGGACGGCCTGATCGTGGTCGCCACCATCGCCTTCGGCATGGGCATCGACAAACCCGACGTGCGATTCGTGGCTCACCTCGACCTGCCGAAATCGGTCGAGGGCTACTACCAGGAGACCGGACGCGCGGGCCGCGACGGTCTGCCGTCGACGGCCTGGATGGTCTACGGCCTCAATGATGTTGTGCAGCAACGCAAGATGATCGACTCCAGCGAGGGCGACGCGGCACATCGCCGGCAGCTGCAACTGCACCTCGACGCGATGCTCGCCTTGTGCGAGACGGTCGGCTGCCGTCGAGCGCGGCTGCTCAATTACTTCGGCCAGACCGGTGGTACGTGCGGCAACTGCGATGTGTGCCTGAATCCGCCCGAGACCTGGGATGGCACGGTCCCCGCGCAGAAGCTGCTGTCCACGGTGCTGCGCCTCAAACGCGAACGCGGGCAAGCGTTCGGCGCGGGTCACCTCGTCGACATCCTGCTCGGCAAGACCAACCAGAAGATCACCCAGCATCGGCACAACGAACTTTCGGTGTTCGGCATCGGCACCGATCTGCGCGATACCGAATGGCGCGGAGTGGTGCGGCAGCTGCTCGCGGGCGGGCTGCTCGCGGTGCAGGGTGAATACGGCGTCCTCGCACTGACCGACGAGAGCAACGAGGTGCTGTTCGAAGGCCGGAAGGTGCTGATGCGGCGCGAGCCAGAACGCGCCGCCCGCCCCGCGCGCAGCGCGAAATCGGCCAAGGCGGCCGCCGACCTGCCTGCCGCCGACGTCGGAGTGTTCGAGCGTTTGCGGGCCTGGCGTGCCGCGACGGCGAAGGAACAGGGCGTGCCCGCCTACGTGGTGTTCCACGACGCCACCCTGCGCGAGATCGCCGCGCGCAAACCCGCCGACCTCGCGGCACTCGGCACCGTCGCCGGGGTCGGCGAGAACAAGTTGGCCCGCTACGGCGAGGGGGTGCTGACCACCCTGGCCGGGGAATAG
- a CDS encoding YdcF family protein, which produces MVRWTWSKRVVCAAIAVTGLACVPVPAGADLATPPGLDFARVLGTPTLPGIYGPDTAVVVLGYGLTPEGTMREELVRRLRAGLAQAVFAPWSPIIVTGGNPRAGLSEADAMAGWLVAAGIDESRILRESEADSTVGNARNTAAMLADRGLRSVVLVTSEDHIARARGAFADAGVLVVGDLTPDRTQWDSVPLHIGRFGPTPAVG; this is translated from the coding sequence ATGGTGCGGTGGACTTGGAGCAAGCGTGTGGTGTGTGCGGCGATAGCGGTAACCGGGTTGGCCTGTGTGCCGGTCCCCGCCGGTGCCGACCTCGCGACCCCACCCGGTCTCGACTTCGCGCGCGTGCTCGGCACGCCGACCCTGCCCGGCATCTACGGACCCGACACCGCGGTGGTGGTTCTCGGCTACGGCCTGACACCGGAGGGCACCATGCGCGAGGAACTCGTGCGACGACTGCGCGCGGGCCTGGCCCAAGCCGTCTTCGCACCGTGGTCGCCGATCATCGTCACCGGCGGCAATCCTCGAGCCGGCCTGTCCGAAGCCGACGCCATGGCCGGCTGGCTGGTCGCCGCGGGTATCGACGAGAGCCGGATCCTGCGCGAATCCGAGGCCGACTCGACGGTGGGCAACGCCCGCAACACCGCGGCGATGCTCGCCGACCGGGGCTTGCGCTCGGTCGTCCTCGTCACCTCCGAGGACCACATCGCCCGTGCCAGAGGTGCTTTCGCCGACGCGGGGGTGCTGGTTGTCGGCGACCTCACGCCCGACCGCACCCAGTGGGATTCGGTGCCACTGCACATCGGCCGCTTCGGCCCCACGCCGGCCGTCGGATGA
- the smpB gene encoding SsrA-binding protein SmpB translates to MKEKGRKVIATNRKARHNYTILDTYEAGIALVGTEVKSLREGKASLVDAFATVDHGEVWLRGLHIPEFSHGTWTNHAPRRTRKLLLHKREIEHLVGKSREGNQTLVPLSMYFSDGKVKVELALAKGKQDYDKRQDLARKQAEREVTREVGRRVKGMR, encoded by the coding sequence ATGAAGGAGAAAGGCCGGAAGGTCATCGCGACCAACCGCAAGGCCCGGCACAACTACACGATCCTCGATACCTATGAGGCGGGGATCGCGCTGGTCGGCACCGAGGTGAAGAGCTTGCGTGAGGGCAAGGCCTCGCTCGTCGACGCCTTCGCGACCGTCGATCACGGTGAGGTGTGGTTGCGCGGTCTGCACATCCCGGAATTCAGCCACGGCACCTGGACCAACCACGCGCCGCGCCGCACCCGCAAGCTGCTGCTGCACAAGCGCGAGATCGAGCACCTGGTCGGCAAGTCGCGCGAGGGCAACCAGACGCTGGTGCCGCTGTCGATGTACTTCTCCGACGGCAAGGTGAAAGTCGAGCTCGCGCTCGCCAAGGGCAAGCAGGATTACGACAAGCGTCAGGACCTGGCTCGCAAGCAGGCCGAGCGCGAGGTCACCCGTGAGGTAGGTCGGCGGGTCAAAGGCATGCGTTGA
- a CDS encoding ABC transporter substrate-binding protein has translation MAFTSQRGLRRFAAIPAVASLVLAAACSSGEPTAAPGVTSTPCPGSANTDRGCIYLGVLSDLENGPFTPLGASMNDGQVAFWKQVNAAGGIGGYDIDISTYTRNTSYDPRTHRSAYEQIEPHVLALSLSFGTAQTVAMLNRMDADDMVSTAATQWSGWNYRSADRNLVLSAGYSYCTEAVTGLDWFAETHYAPRNIAVVAYRGNYGGDYASGAMKWALANDATIADHIDTGPNAEVGNQDGPVAEILAAAPDLVMLATGPAETAEIVGKLVKSGFTGRFLGSLPTWNPALLQSAAAPALTALYNYTTPVDSWAGDSVGAKHAREAITGEPANFGYSLGWAITYPLKALLTAAAANGELTRAGLRRSVGAMKPDGEGMVVIHPAGAAEPDLETEWSAVFEPDREAPMGARAVSVGYQGKTLSRLNLHEPCTRL, from the coding sequence ATGGCATTCACCAGTCAGCGTGGGCTGCGCCGATTCGCGGCGATCCCGGCTGTCGCGAGTCTCGTGCTGGCCGCGGCCTGCTCGTCGGGCGAGCCCACCGCCGCGCCGGGCGTCACGAGCACGCCCTGCCCCGGTTCGGCGAACACCGATCGCGGCTGTATCTATCTCGGGGTGCTCTCGGATCTGGAGAACGGGCCGTTCACCCCGCTCGGCGCCTCGATGAACGACGGTCAGGTGGCGTTCTGGAAGCAGGTGAACGCGGCGGGCGGCATCGGTGGCTACGACATCGACATCAGCACCTACACCCGAAACACCTCCTACGATCCGCGGACCCATCGCAGCGCGTACGAGCAGATCGAGCCGCACGTGCTCGCGTTGTCGCTGAGTTTCGGGACCGCGCAGACGGTCGCGATGCTGAACCGGATGGACGCCGACGACATGGTGAGCACCGCGGCCACCCAGTGGTCGGGCTGGAACTATCGCAGCGCCGACCGCAATCTGGTGCTCAGCGCGGGCTACTCCTACTGCACCGAAGCGGTGACCGGGCTCGACTGGTTCGCCGAAACCCACTACGCGCCGCGCAACATCGCCGTCGTCGCCTATCGCGGCAACTACGGTGGCGACTATGCCAGCGGCGCGATGAAGTGGGCGCTGGCCAACGACGCCACCATCGCCGACCACATCGACACCGGACCCAATGCCGAGGTCGGCAACCAGGACGGGCCGGTGGCGGAGATCCTGGCGGCGGCACCGGACCTGGTGATGCTGGCCACCGGACCCGCCGAGACCGCGGAGATCGTGGGCAAGCTCGTGAAGTCGGGCTTCACCGGCCGGTTCCTCGGCTCGCTGCCCACCTGGAACCCGGCACTGCTGCAATCGGCGGCCGCGCCGGCGCTGACCGCGCTCTACAACTACACCACCCCGGTCGACAGCTGGGCCGGTGACAGCGTGGGCGCCAAGCACGCCCGCGAGGCGATCACCGGCGAACCGGCCAACTTCGGCTATTCGCTGGGCTGGGCGATCACCTATCCCCTCAAAGCCCTGCTCACGGCGGCAGCGGCGAACGGCGAACTCACCCGCGCCGGCCTGCGCCGCAGCGTCGGCGCGATGAAGCCCGACGGTGAGGGCATGGTCGTGATCCACCCGGCCGGGGCGGCCGAACCGGATCTGGAGACCGAGTGGTCGGCGGTGTTCGAACCGGACCGGGAGGCGCCGATGGGCGCGAGAGCGGTGAGTGTCGGCTATCAGGGCAAGACCTTGAGCCGACTGAACCTGCACGAGCCCTGCACCCGGCTGTAA
- a CDS encoding arsenate reductase ArsC gives MAHTPSVLFVCVHNAGRSQMAAGLLRAMAGDRIEVRTAGSEPADALNPAAVVAMAEIGIDIAGRRPTALTDDAVGLSDVVVTMGCGDVCPYFPGISYRDWVLSDPAGQPIEVVRGIRDHLRILIGNLIAELLPVPAR, from the coding sequence ATGGCCCACACTCCCAGCGTGCTGTTCGTCTGCGTCCACAACGCGGGCCGATCACAGATGGCGGCGGGTCTTCTTCGCGCCATGGCCGGTGACCGGATCGAGGTGCGCACCGCGGGCAGCGAACCGGCCGACGCGCTGAACCCCGCCGCGGTGGTGGCGATGGCCGAGATCGGGATCGACATCGCCGGCCGCAGGCCGACCGCGCTCACCGACGATGCTGTCGGGCTCTCGGATGTGGTGGTCACGATGGGCTGCGGCGACGTGTGCCCGTATTTTCCCGGGATCAGCTACCGGGACTGGGTGCTGTCGGATCCGGCCGGGCAGCCGATCGAAGTGGTGCGCGGCATTCGCGACCACCTGCGAATCCTGATCGGCAATCTGATCGCCGAACTGCTGCCGGTGCCCGCCCGCTGA
- a CDS encoding acyl-ACP desaturase codes for MTLHLSDSDILAELEPTAEANLNDHLSKAKMWHPHDYVPWDEGRNFAAMGGDDWDPEQSRLSEVAKAAMITNLLTEDNLPSYHRELADTFGFDNAWGTWVGRWTAEENRHGIVLRDYLVVTRAVDPVALEEARMSHMTAGIAKPEKGSQFLKGVAYVTLQELATRISHRNTGALCNDPVADRMLARIAADENLHMIFYRKLCAAALDLTPDEAMRAITDVILRFQMPGLNQPNFRRNAVLLAKHGVYDLRQHLDVVLRPTLRIWRVFERTDFGPEGEIARDELHTYLLDLEVKAARFEEQRDRALARAAARV; via the coding sequence ATGACGCTCCACCTGTCCGACAGCGACATCCTCGCCGAGCTCGAGCCGACGGCCGAAGCCAACCTCAACGACCATCTGTCCAAGGCCAAGATGTGGCACCCCCACGACTACGTGCCGTGGGACGAAGGGCGCAACTTCGCGGCCATGGGCGGCGACGACTGGGATCCCGAGCAGTCGCGCCTGAGCGAGGTCGCCAAGGCGGCGATGATCACGAACCTGCTCACCGAGGACAACCTGCCCTCCTACCACCGCGAACTCGCCGACACCTTCGGCTTCGACAACGCCTGGGGCACCTGGGTCGGCCGGTGGACCGCCGAGGAGAACCGCCACGGCATCGTCCTGCGGGACTACCTCGTCGTGACCCGCGCCGTCGACCCGGTCGCGCTCGAAGAGGCCAGGATGTCGCACATGACCGCGGGCATCGCCAAGCCGGAGAAGGGTTCGCAGTTCCTCAAGGGCGTCGCCTACGTCACGTTGCAGGAGCTCGCGACCAGAATCAGCCACCGCAACACCGGCGCCCTGTGCAACGACCCGGTCGCCGATCGCATGCTGGCCCGGATCGCCGCCGACGAGAACCTGCACATGATCTTCTACCGCAAGCTGTGTGCCGCCGCCCTCGACCTCACCCCCGACGAGGCCATGCGGGCCATCACCGACGTGATCCTGCGTTTCCAGATGCCCGGTCTCAACCAGCCCAACTTCCGCCGCAACGCGGTCCTGCTCGCCAAGCACGGCGTCTACGACCTGCGCCAGCACCTCGACGTCGTCCTGCGCCCGACCCTGCGGATCTGGCGCGTCTTCGAGCGCACCGATTTCGGCCCCGAAGGCGAAATTGCCCGCGACGAGCTGCACACCTACCTGCTCGACCTCGAGGTCAAGGCGGCCCGTTTCGAGGAGCAGCGTGATCGCGCGCTGGCCAGGGCGGCCGCCAGGGTCTGA